In Sorghum bicolor cultivar BTx623 chromosome 10, Sorghum_bicolor_NCBIv3, whole genome shotgun sequence, one genomic interval encodes:
- the LOC8067914 gene encoding dolichyl-diphosphooligosaccharide--protein glycosyltransferase subunit DAD1: MPRATSDAKLLIQSLGKAYAATPTNLKIIDLYVVFAVATALIQVAYMGLVGSFPFNSFLSGVLSCIGTAVLAVCLRIQVNKDNKEFKDLPPERAFADFVLCNLVLHLVIMNFLG; this comes from the exons ATGCCGAGGGCCACCAGCGATGCGAAGCTTCTGATCCAGTCCCTTGGCAAGGCGTATGCCGCCACACCAACAAATCTCAAG ATTATTGACCTCTACGTGGTTTTTGCCGTTGCCACTGCCCTTATTCAG GTTGCTTACATGGGATTGGTTGGGTCGTTTCCCTTCAACTCCTTCCTCTCAGGAGTCCTTTCATGCATAGGAACTGCAGTTCTTGCTG TTTGCCTCCGCATTCAAGTGAACAAAGACAACAAAGAATTTAAG GATCTTCCCCCAGAAAGGGCCTTTGCTGACTTCGTCCTGTGCAATCTGGTGCTCCACCTGGTGATCATGAACTTCCTCGGATAA
- the LOC8066890 gene encoding cellulose synthase-like protein D2 yields MASNGGGLRHSNSNRLSRMSYSGTGDDARAQAAVPGDRPMVTFARRTHSGRYVSYSRDDLDSDLGNAGIGDMSPDRDDQPQQYASYHVHIPATPDNQPMDPAISARVEEQYVSNSLFTGGFNSVTRAHLMDKVIDSEASHPQMAGAKGSSCAVNGCDAKVMSDERGDDILPCECDFKICAECFADAVKNAGAVCPGCKEPYKSTELEDIVGAANAGAGARPTLSLPPPPGAAASRMERRLSIMRSQKAMTRSQTGDWDHNRWLFETKGTYGYGNAIWPKENEVDAGGVGGGGGGADGQPAEFTTKPWRPLTRKLSIPAAILSPYRLLILIRMVVLALFLMWRIKNKNEDAMWLWGMSVVCELWFGFSWLLDQLPKLCPVNRATDLAVLKDKFETPTPSNPTGRSDLPGLDIFVSTADPEKEPPLVTANTILSILAADYPVEKLSCYVSDDGGALLTFEAMAEAASFANMWVPFCRKHNIEPRNPDSYFNLKKDPYKNKVRQDFVKDRRRVKREYDEFKVRINALPDSIRRRSDAYHAREEIKAMKRQRETALDDAVEPVKIAKATWMADGTHWPGTWIQPSAEHTRGDHAGIIQVMLKPPSDDPLYGSTGDEGRPLDFTEVDIRLPMLVYVSREKRPGYDHNKKAGAMNALVRSSAVMSNGPFILNLDCDHYVYNSQAFREGMCFMMDRGGDRIGYVQFPQRFEGIDPSDRYANHNTVFFDVNMRALDGIMGPVYVGTGCLFRRVALYGFDPPRSKEHGGCCSCCFPQRRKIKASAAAPEETRALRMADFDEDEMNMSSFPKKFGNSNFLINSIPIAEFQGRPLADHPGVKNGRPPGALTVPRDLLDASTVAEAISVISCWYEDKTEWGHRVGWIYGSVTEDVVTGYRMHNRGWKSVYCVTKRDAFRGTAPINLTDRLHQVLRWATGSVEIFFSRNNALLASRRMKFLQRIAYLNVGIYPFTSIFLIVYCFLPALSLFSGQFIVKTLNVAFLTYLLVITLTLCLLAVLEIKWSGISLEEWWRNEQFWLIGGTSAHLAAVLQGLLKVVAGIEISFTLTSKSGGDDVDDEFADLYIVKWTSLMIPPIVIMMVNLIGIAVGFSRTIYSEIPQWSKLLGGVFFSFWVLAHLYPFAKGLMGRRGRTPTIVFVWAGLLSITISLLWVAINPPSGNQQIGGSFTFP; encoded by the exons ATGGCCTCCAACGGCGGCGGGCTCCGCCACAGCAACAGCAACCGCCTCTCCCGGATGTCCTACTCCGGCACCGGCGACGACGCCCGCGCGCAGGCCGCCGTCCCCGGCGACCGTCCCATGGTCACCTTCGCCCGCCGCACCCACTCGGGCCGCTACGTCAGCTACTCCCGCGACGACCTCGACAGCGACCTCGGCAACGCCGGCATCGGCGACATGTCCCCGGACCGCGACGACCAGCCGCAGCAGTACGCGAGCTACCACGTCCACATCCCGGCCACGCCCGACAACCAGCCCATGGACCCGGCCATCTCGGCGCGCGTCGAGGAGCAGTACGTCTCCAACTCGCTCTTCACGGGCGGCTTCAACAGCGTCACGCGCGCGCACCTCATGGACAAGGTCATCGACTCCGAGGCCTCACACCCGCAGATGGCCGGCGCCAAGGGATCCTCCTGCGCCGTCAATGGGTGCGACGCCAAGGTCATGAGTGATGAGCGCGGCGACGACATACTCCCCTGCGAGTGCGACTTCAAGATCTGCGCCGAGTGCTTCGCTGATGCCGTCAAGAACGCCGGCGCCGTCTGCCCTGGGTGTAAGGAGCCGTATAAGAGCACGGAGCTCGAGGACATCGTCGGCGCTGCCAACGCCGGGGCCGGAGCTAGGCCTACGCTCTCGCTGCCCCCGCCGCCTGGCGCCGCCGCGTCTAGGATGGAGAGGAGGCTATCCATTATGCGCTCCCAGAAGGCCATGACTAGGAGCCAGACTGGAGACTGGGACCACAACCGCTGGCTCTTTGAGACCAAGGGGACGTATGGCTATGGCAATGCCATCTGGCCCAAGGAGAATGAGGTGGACGCCGGAGGCGTTGGTGGAGGCGGAGGTGGAGCTGATGGCCAGCCGGCCGAGTTCACCACCAAGCCATGGAGGCCGCTCACTCGGAAGCTTTCCATCCCTGCTGCCATACTCAGCCCATACAG GCTTCTCATTCTTATCCGCATGGTCGTCCTTGCTCTGTTCCTTATGTGGAGAATTAAGAACAAGAATGAGGATGCAATGTGGCTCTGGGGCATGTCTGTTGTCTGTGAACTCTGGTTTGGCTTTTCATGGCTGCTTGACCAGCTGCCAAAGCTGTGCCCTGTGAACCGAGCCACCGACCTTGCTGTCCTGAAAGACAAGTTTGAGACTCCAACACCGTCGAACCCTACTGGACGATCAGATTTACCCGGGCTTGACATATTTGTGTCTACAGCTGATCCAGAGAAAGAACCTCCATTGGTCACAGCAAACACTATCCTGTCCATCCTTGCTGCTGACTACCCTGTGGAGAAGCTTTCTTGCTATGTTTCTGATGATGGAGGGGCTCTCCTGACTTTTGAAGCCATGGCTGAAGCTGCTAGCTTTGCTAATATGTGGGTTCCTTTCTGTCGCAAGCACAACATTGAGCCTCGCAATCCTGACAGCTACTTCAATCTTAAGAAGGACCCTTACAAGAACAAGGTTCGCCAGGATTTTGTCAAGGACAGGAGGAGGGTTAAGAGGGAGTATGATGAGTTTAAGGTCAGGATCAATGCGCTGCCTGACTCGATACGCCGACGCTCTGATGCGTACCATGCCAGGGAGGAAATCAAGGCTATGAAGAGGCAGCGAGAGACTGCTCTTGATGATGCAGTAGAGCCTGTTAAGATCGCTAAAGCCACCTGGATGGCTGATGGCACTCATTGGCCTGGTACCTGGATTCAACCTTCTGCTGAGCATACCCGTGGTGATCATGCTGGAATAATTCAG GTGATGCTGAAACCTCCCAGTGATGATCCCTTGTATGGCAGCACTGGTGACGAAGGCAGACCTCTTGATTTCACTGAGGTCGACATCCGTTTGCCAATGTTGGTCTATGTGTCCCGAGAGAAGCGCCCTGGTTATGACCACAACAAGAAGGCTGGTGCGATGAATGCCCTAGTCCGTTCATCTGCTGTCATGTCAAATGGCCCCTTCATCCTCAACCTCGACTGTGATCACTATGTTTACAACTCACAAGCTTTCCGCGAGGGCATGTGCTTCATGATGGACCGTGGTGGTGACCGTATTGGTTATGTTCAGTTCCCGCAGCGGTTTGAGGGCATTGATCCATCAGATCGCTATGCCAACCACAACACTGTCTTCTTTGATGTCAACATGCGCGCACTGGATGGTATCATGGGACCAGTCTATGTTGGCACCGGCTGTCTTTTCCGCCGCGTTGCCCTCTATGGATTTGACCCTCCCCGCTCCAAGGAACATGGTGGCTGCTGCAGCTGTTGCTTCCCCCAGAGACGCAAGATCAAAGCTTCAGCTGCTGCACCGGAGGAGACCCGGGCTCTAAGGATGGCAGACTTTGATGAGGATGAAATGAACATGTCATCATTCCCCAAGAAGTTTGGTAActcgaacttcctcatcaactcCATTCCAATTGCAGAATTCCAAGGGCGTCCGCTAGCTGATCACCCTGGTGTCAAGAATGGCCGTCCTCCGGGTGCTCTCACTGTCCCCCGTGACCTTCTTGATGCATCCACAGTTGCTGAGGCCATCAGTGTCATCTCATGCTGGTACGAAGACAAGACCGAGTGGGGCCACCGTGTTGGTTGGATCTATGGCTCAGTCACAGAGGATGTGGTCACTGGGTACCGGATGCACAACCGTGGTTGGAAGTCTGTGTACTGTGTCACCAAGCGTGACGCCTTCCGCGGCACCGCACCCATCAATCTGACTGACCGTCTCCACCAGGTGCTCCGTTGGGCTACCGGTTCAGTGGAGATCTTCTTCTCCCGCAACAATGCTCTGCTCGCAAGCCGCAGGATGAAGTTCCTCCAGAGGATCGCCTACCTGAACGTCGGCATCTACCCATTCACGTCCATCTTCCTGATCGTCTACTGCTTCCTGCCGGCACTGTCCCTCTTCTCGGGGCAGTTCATCGTGAAGACTCTCAATGTGGCATTCCTAACCTACCTGCTGGTGATCACACTGACGCTGTGCCTGCTGGCGGTGCTGGAGATCAagtggtcggggatcagcctgGAAGAATGGTGGCGGAACGAGCAGTTCTGGCTGATCGGCGGCACGAGCGCGCACCTTGCGGCCGTGCTGCAGGGCCTGCTGAAGGTGGTGGCGGGCATCGAGATCTCCTTCACGCTGACGTCCAAGTCCGGAGGCGACGACGTGGACGACGAGTTTGCAGACCTGTACATCGTCAAGTGGACATCGCTGATGATCCCGCCCATCGTGATCATGATGGTGAACCTGATCGGCATTGCCGTGGGCTTCAGCCGCACCATCTACAGCGAGATCCCGCAGTGGAGCAAGCTGCTGGGTGGTGTCTTCTTCAGCTTCTGGGTGCTGGCGCACCTGTACCCGTTCGCCAAGGGCCTGATGGGGCGGAGAGGGCGCACGCCCACCATCGTCTTCGTCTGGGCAGGACTCCTCTCCATCACCATCTCCCTGCTGTGGGTCGCCATCAACCCGCCATCTGGGAACCAGCAGATTGGTGGATCCTTCACCTTCCCCTGA
- the LOC8067913 gene encoding uncharacterized protein LOC8067913, producing MLQPRLHRFPQLLLVLPPPRPAAVCLQSATASSRVLRSPLAVSSVPRARAPGPPWLAAAAAREERWGLAAGDEDGGEADLGEALARTRELVECAMFAAVAGLAYFLSNSLAIENYFSCFFPLPIVISSLRWGLKAGRKTVVATVLLLFTLSGPVKASTYLLMHGVVGLIMGTVWRLETNWIVSILLCSIVRALGACGYVLVSSFLIRENILALITVNIHASLTYILTAAGVNTIPSMDAIYVLFGTLLLFNCAFFVFLLHIMYTVFLTKLGIKPSLRPPRWLDKVI from the exons ATGCTCCAGCCCCGCCTCCACCGCTTTCCCCAGCTACTCCTAGtcctgccgccgccgcggcccgcCGCCGTGTGCCTCCAGTCGGCTACCGCCTCCTCGCGGGTCCTCAGGAGCCCGCTCGCCGTCTCCTCCGTCCCCAGGGCCCGCGCTCCAGGCCCTCCTTGgttagcggcggcggcggcgcgcgaggAGCGGTGGGGACTCGCGGCGGGTGATGAAGACGGTGGCGAGGCGGACCTCGGGGAGGCGCTCGCCAGGACGCGGGAGCTCGTGGAGTGCGCCATGTTCGCGGCCGTCGCGGGGCTCGCCTACTTCCTCAGCAATTCCCTCGCCATTGAg AATTATTTCAGTTGCTTTTTCCCATTGCCGATCGTCATTTCCTCATTAAGATGGGGACTGAAAGCTGGCAGGAAAACTGTG GTGGCTACTGTCTTACTGCTATTCACATTATCTGGCCCTGTAAAAGCATCAACTTATCTG CTTATGCATGGAGTAGTTGGTCTCATCATGGGTACTGTTTGGAG ATTGGAGACCAATTGGATTGTTTCCATCCTCCTCTGCTCCATT GTCCGTGCCCTGGGAGCTTGTGGTTATGTGCTAGTGTCATCGTTTCTGATAAGAGAAAATATTCTTGCACTG ATAACGGTTAATATTCATGCTTCCTTGACATATATCCTGACGGCAGCTGGTGTGAACACAATTCCGTCCATGGATGCAATATATGTACTCTTTGGGACACTG CTTCTATTTAATTGTGCGTTCTTCGTCTTCCTCCTGCATATAATGTATACAGTATTCCTGACGAAGCTTGGAATAAAGCCGTCACTGAGACCACCGAGATGGCTGGACAAAGTGATATGA
- the LOC8067915 gene encoding kinesin-like protein KIN-7A translates to MGVSRPPSTPASKGEHTPMSTPGGSSRAKEEKIFVTVRVRPLSKKELAVKDDVAWECADSQTILYKGPTQDRAAPTSYTFDKVFGPASQTDVVYEEGAKDVAMSALTGINATIFAYGQTSSGKTFTMRGVTESAVCDIYRHIDNTPEREFVIKISAMEIYNEIVKDLLRPDSAPLRLLDDPEKGTIVEKLQEEIAKDSQHLRHLISICEEQRQVGETALNDTSSRSHQIIRLTLESRLREVSGCVKSFVANLNFVDLAGSERAAQTHAIGARLKEGCHINRSLLTLTTVIRKLSSGKRSGHIPYRDSKLTRILQLSLGGNARTAIICTMSPALTHVEQSRNTLFFATCAKEVTNTAKVNMVISDKQLVKHLQTELARLESELRTPDRAASSDILIMEKDRKIREMEIEIEELRKQRDNAQSELEELRKKKSDHQPGWNPFDSPQKARKCLTFSGSLEPSNKIKMMRSSIRQSSTAPFMLKHEIRKLEQLQQQLEVEANRAIEVLHKEVECHKHGNQDAAETIAKLQAEIREMQSVRSENRDVEMITDEGNGSDLKDEISRLHMQDNDIAKLEAKLENVQRSIDRLVMSLPNVAMPCNETTPKSNRSKKKKRLLLPLGVSNNINRANLLRAPCSPHSSSRPSESEVENRAPEGDTMSVEGSEKATPTKSEDGDISSRDETPRYRRSSSVNMKKMQRMFQNAAEENVRSIRAYVTELKERVAKLQYQKQLLVCQVLELESNEGKSNGEDNSGPVQDGPDSWDRLFKEQMQCIIHLWDQCHVSIIHRTQFYLLFRGDRADQIYIEVEVRRLVWLQQHFAEVGDASPGAVDDPAVSLISSMKALRNEREFLARRMGSRLTDEERERLFIKWQVPLDAKQRKLQLVNKLWTDPNDPAHIEESADLVARLVGFCEGGNISKEMFELNFTVPTSKKPWMVGWQPISNMIREKTQQLW, encoded by the exons ATGGGCGTGTCAAGGCCGCCAAGCACCCCTGCATCAAAGGGTGAGCACACACCGATGTCGACTCCTGGTGGTAGCTCAAGGGCCAAGGAGGAGAAGATTTTTGTTACAGTGAGGGTGAGGCCACTAAGCAAGAAGGAGCTGGCTGTGAAGGATGATGTGGCATGGGAATGCGCTGATAGCCAGACAATCTTGTACAAGGGCCCCACGCAGGACCGAGCTGCACCGACATCTTACACTTTTG ATAAAGTGTTTGGACCTGCTAGCCAAACAGACGTGGTCTATGAAGAGGGAGCTAAGGATGTTGCAATGTCTGCATTGACAGGCATTAATG CCACCATTTTTGCATATGGGCAAACCAGCAGTGGTAAAACATTCACGATGAGAGGCGTTACAGAGAGTGCTGTTTGTGATATTTATAGACACATAGATAAT ACTCCTGAGAGGGAATTTGTGATAAAAATATCTGCTATGGAAATTTACAATGAGATTGTGAAGGATCTTCTACGACCTGACTCTGCTCCCCTTCGGTTGTTAGATGATCCTGAG AAAGGAACCATTGTGGAGAAGTTGCAAGAAGAGATTGCTAAGGACAGCCAACATCTGAGGCATCTAATCAGCATTTGTGAAG AACAAAGACAGGTTGGGGAGACTGCACTAAATGACACTAGTTCACGTTCCCACCAAATCATTAGGCTG ACTCTTGAGAGCAGGCTCCGTGAAGTTTCAGGATGTGTTAAATCTTTCGTTGCTAACCTG AACTTTGTTGACCTTGCTGGAAGTGAACGAGCTGCACAAACACATGCCATAGGTGCAAGGCTGAAAGAAGGTTGTCATATAAATCGCAGCTTGTTGACTTTGACTACTGTCATCAGAAAGCTAAG TTCAGGAAAAAGAAGTGGGCACATACCCTACAGGGACTCAAAGCTGACACGCATTTTACAGCTTTCTTTGGGTGGAAATGCAAGAACAGCAATCATCTGTACTATGAGCCCAGCCCTGACACATGTAGAACAATCTAGAAATACTCTATTCTTTGCAACCTGCGCAAAGGAGGTCACAAATACTGCAAAAGTTAATATG GTTATATCAGATAAGCAATTGGTGAAACACCTTCAGACAGAACTTGCTAGACTAGAATCAGAGCTGAGGACCCCTGACCGTGCTGCCTCTTCTGATATCCTCATAATGGAAAAGGACAGGAAGATTAGAGAG ATGGAAATTGAAATAGAGGAACTCAGGAAACAGCGAGATAATGCACAGTCAGAGCTTGAAGAACTGCGGAAGAAGAAGAGTGATCACCAGCCA GGGTGGAATCCCTTTGATTCGCCACAAAAAGCACGCAAGTGCCTTACATTTTCAGGATCACTAGAGCCAAGTAACAAAATCAAGATGATGAGGAGCTCGATTAGGCAatcatctactgctccatttaTGTTGAAGCATGAAATCCGCAAGCTGGAGCAGCTACAACAGCAGCTTGAGGTTGAAGCAAACCGCGCCATCGAAGTACTTCACAAAGAAGTTGAATGCCACAAGCATGGCAACCAGGATGCTGCGGAAACCATCGCTAAACTTCAGGCAGAAATCAGGGAGATGCAATCTGTTAGGTCTGAGAACAGAGACGTGGAGATGATTACAGATGAAGGAAATGGATCTGATTTGAAAGATGAGATTTCTAGACTTCATATGCAAGACAATGATATTGCCAAACTTGAGGCGAAGTTAGAAAATGTGCAACGGTCTATTGACAGATTGGTGATGTCACTTCCAAATGTTGCCATGCCGTGTAATGAGACTACCCCAAAGTCAAACAgatcaaagaagaagaagaggctcCTTCTTCCTCTGGGTGTGAGCAACAACATCAACAGAGCAAATCTTCTCAGAGCACCTTGCTCTCCTCATTCTTCCAGTAGGCCTTCAGAATCAGAAGTTGAGAACAGGGCCCCAGAGGGTGACACTATGTCTGTTGAGGGTTCAGAAAAGGCTACCCCCACCAAGAGTGAAGATGGAGATATATCATCTCGTGACGAAACACCACGCTACAGGCGCTCCAGTTCAGTCAATATGAAAAAGATGCAGAGGATGTTCCAAAATGCTGCAGAGGAAAACGTGAGGAGCATCCGGGCCTACGTGACTGAACTGAAGGAGCGAGTTGCAAAACTTCAGTACCAAAAGCAGCTGCTAGTCTGCCAG GTCCTCGAGTTGGAATCTAATGAAGGCAAGTCGAATGGAGAGGATAATTCTGGGCCTGTACAGGATGGTCCTGATTCATGGGACAGATTATTCAAGGAGCAGATGCAGTGCATTATTCATCTGTGGGATCAGTGTCATGTATCGATCATACACAGGACCCAGTTCTACCTGTTATTCAGGGGTGACAGGGCTGATCAGATATACATAGAAGTCGAAGTAAGAAGACTGGTATGGCTGCAACAACACTTTGCTGAGGTCGGTGACGCAAGCCCTGGCGCTGTTGATGACCCTGCAGTTTCACTTATCTCCAG TATGAAGGCATTGAGGAACGAGCGAGAATTTCTCGCGAGAAGGATGGGGTCAAGGCTGACGGACGAAGAGCGGGAGCGCCTCTTCATCAAGTGGCAGGTGCCCCTGGACGCGAAGCAGCGGAAGCTGCAGCTGGTGAACAAGCTCTGGACGGATCCCAACGACCCGGCGCACATTGAGGAGAGCGCGGACCTGGTGGCTCGGCTGGTGGGCTTCTGCGAGGGTGGCAACATCAGCAAGGAGATGTTCGAGCTCAACTTTACCGTCCCCACGAGCAAGAAGCCGTGGATGGTGGGCTGGCAACCCATCTCGAACATGATCAGGGAGAAGACCCAGCAGCTCTGGTGA